Proteins encoded within one genomic window of Dermatophilus congolensis:
- a CDS encoding YihY/virulence factor BrkB family protein: protein MAFFTASMYVRAFARFVNQIYGVKEGRTLVRFWSDMYLLTAVILVLAAAVLTLLVVSGPVAEAVGTLLGLDRAGIDMYAVAKWPVLVMLVVATLSLLYRFTPNVHSRSRRFPSQGAFIALATAACASVGFGVYVSNFAQYDAMYGTLTGAVLFLLWLWILNVAMLFGAVVDFEIERTRQLNRGLPAEDELQLVPRSTVAADRADERAAARVEAGRRVRAGISADHQE from the coding sequence GTGGCGTTCTTCACGGCCTCGATGTACGTGCGTGCTTTCGCGCGGTTCGTCAACCAAATCTATGGGGTGAAAGAGGGTCGTACGCTCGTGCGGTTCTGGAGCGACATGTACCTATTGACGGCAGTGATTCTTGTTTTGGCCGCTGCGGTGCTGACGTTGTTGGTGGTTTCTGGTCCAGTGGCAGAGGCTGTCGGTACGTTGCTTGGTTTGGATCGTGCCGGGATAGATATGTATGCCGTGGCAAAGTGGCCGGTTTTGGTGATGCTGGTGGTCGCGACGTTGAGTTTGCTCTATCGATTTACCCCGAATGTGCATTCTCGAAGCAGACGCTTTCCGTCTCAAGGGGCTTTTATCGCATTGGCTACGGCTGCGTGCGCGTCAGTGGGATTCGGTGTGTACGTATCGAATTTCGCGCAGTACGACGCTATGTACGGCACTCTTACCGGGGCAGTGCTGTTTTTGCTGTGGTTGTGGATTCTTAATGTGGCGATGTTGTTCGGGGCAGTGGTGGATTTCGAAATTGAACGAACCAGGCAGCTGAACCGAGGGCTACCAGCTGAGGATGAGCTGCAGCTTGTTCCTCGCTCCACGGTGGCAGCTGATCGTGCTGATGAACGCGCCGCCGCCCGGGTGGAGGCCGGGCGGCGGGTGCGTGCGGGCATCTCTGCTGATCACCAAGAGTGA
- a CDS encoding NAD(P)-dependent oxidoreductase, protein MRIAFLGTGRMGTELALHLLQTHDLTVWNRTEANAQRVLTAGAQWAHTPQAAVKNADAFVTALFGPDTVRDIVIDTQLIPQGTPWLDATTVSPHDAEEFAATCDTYIATPVIGTLGPARAGKLGVYVGTPHAELRDLALDIARPWADPQRLIGVDSASRAATGKLLANLALAISAQGLREALALGDALGVGEEDVLTMLQSTGLQFIANMKAPFIRGERDTAQGDFTVDAIAKDVRLMIAEMDAAAHRSDQHAGADLRALRAALASLESQQSAGRGNHDFSAMLSSE, encoded by the coding sequence ATGAGGATCGCTTTTCTCGGAACCGGCCGCATGGGCACCGAACTAGCTCTACACCTACTACAAACCCATGACCTCACCGTCTGGAACCGCACTGAAGCCAACGCCCAACGCGTGCTGACTGCAGGAGCCCAATGGGCGCACACCCCACAAGCAGCAGTCAAAAACGCAGATGCCTTCGTGACAGCACTATTTGGCCCAGACACCGTTCGCGACATCGTCATCGACACCCAGCTCATTCCCCAGGGGACCCCCTGGCTAGATGCCACCACCGTCTCCCCGCATGACGCCGAAGAATTCGCCGCTACCTGCGACACCTATATCGCCACCCCAGTGATCGGCACGCTCGGCCCAGCCCGTGCCGGCAAACTCGGCGTCTACGTTGGCACCCCCCACGCCGAACTACGCGACCTGGCCCTAGACATCGCACGCCCATGGGCCGACCCGCAGCGCCTCATCGGCGTTGACAGCGCCTCCCGCGCCGCCACCGGAAAACTCCTAGCCAACCTCGCCCTAGCCATATCCGCCCAAGGATTACGGGAAGCGCTCGCATTAGGTGACGCATTAGGTGTGGGGGAGGAAGACGTTTTGACGATGCTGCAGTCAACGGGATTGCAGTTCATCGCCAACATGAAGGCGCCCTTTATTCGCGGCGAGCGAGACACCGCCCAGGGTGACTTCACTGTTGATGCCATCGCCAAAGATGTTCGATTGATGATTGCCGAAATGGATGCGGCTGCTCACCGCAGTGATCAGCATGCAGGCGCAGACCTTCGGGCACTACGCGCAGCGCTTGCTTCGTTAGAGAGCCAACAGAGCGCAGGGCGAGGTAACCACGATTTTTCCGCCATGCTCAGCAGCGAATAG
- a CDS encoding ABC1 kinase family protein encodes MKRGLARSREVGEILARNGLRALADSAGLSRRPSDPPRSDASIRAVENTRPEVLVSTLTELGTAWIKLGQTLATRRDLIPAEYCDALEALTDHTAPAPFADIRATIATSLGADPSALFRHIDPVPLGSASVGQVHPAITSDGREVVVKVRKPGVLENVHIDLELMERLVKAMCRARPQLEELGVIETMQTFAATLRAELDFRTEASNCEEMRSRFASDEAIAIPAVYRDLTTADVLTQERIVGGIRLDDLESMRAAGIDPDRAGRRYVDALMRMLLTFGRFHADPHPGNVYVHLDGHLTFIDWGMVGHVDTATRRALLRLIAGFAIPHEGLLISALLDLATPRRHLDRPKLRRDVGELVHILRSTTLSELSAAEVGGLITRIVRAHRLRLDPSIPVALRAMSVAEGLVRRLSPHLSLPDLAAVQAREAFGADMRPEQLRQIATDLLGDAMVFAHDLPARVSRVLDVIESGESEVTVAGDSLQKMRRQRDRDTRRLAGGMLASSGIIAGSIVWSAWYRARK; translated from the coding sequence GTGAAACGCGGACTCGCCCGGTCGCGTGAAGTAGGAGAAATACTCGCCCGCAACGGACTGCGTGCCTTAGCCGACAGTGCTGGGCTTTCTCGACGCCCCAGCGACCCACCTCGTAGCGACGCCAGTATTCGCGCAGTTGAAAATACCCGTCCTGAAGTCCTGGTCAGTACCCTCACTGAACTCGGTACCGCTTGGATAAAGCTGGGGCAGACCCTTGCAACCCGCCGTGATCTCATTCCCGCCGAATACTGCGACGCACTCGAAGCCCTCACCGACCACACTGCCCCAGCGCCTTTTGCTGATATCCGCGCCACGATAGCTACCTCTTTAGGGGCCGATCCGAGTGCTCTTTTCCGCCACATCGACCCCGTGCCGCTGGGGTCGGCTTCCGTTGGTCAAGTTCACCCCGCTATTACTAGTGACGGGCGTGAGGTTGTTGTCAAAGTCCGCAAACCAGGGGTGCTCGAGAATGTGCATATTGATCTGGAACTGATGGAACGACTAGTTAAAGCGATGTGCCGGGCGCGTCCTCAACTCGAAGAACTCGGTGTTATCGAGACAATGCAAACCTTCGCCGCCACCTTGCGCGCCGAACTTGATTTCCGAACCGAAGCCTCCAACTGCGAAGAAATGCGTTCCCGCTTTGCTAGTGATGAAGCGATAGCTATTCCAGCTGTGTACCGCGATTTGACCACCGCTGACGTGCTCACCCAAGAGCGGATAGTTGGCGGTATTCGGCTTGATGATCTTGAATCCATGCGCGCAGCGGGTATTGATCCTGACCGTGCAGGACGACGTTATGTCGATGCCTTGATGCGCATGTTGCTTACCTTCGGGCGGTTCCATGCTGATCCTCATCCAGGCAATGTCTATGTGCACCTTGATGGGCATCTCACTTTTATTGACTGGGGCATGGTGGGACATGTCGATACAGCTACGCGGCGTGCGCTGCTGCGGCTCATCGCTGGTTTCGCGATTCCGCATGAAGGGTTGCTGATTTCTGCACTGTTGGATTTGGCTACGCCACGTCGTCATCTTGACCGCCCGAAGTTGCGTCGCGATGTCGGCGAGTTAGTCCATATTCTGCGCAGCACGACATTGTCTGAGCTTTCAGCTGCTGAAGTTGGTGGGTTGATCACTCGCATTGTGAGGGCACATCGGCTTCGACTGGATCCTTCGATTCCGGTGGCTTTGCGGGCCATGAGCGTGGCAGAGGGGTTGGTGCGTAGGCTGTCTCCACATTTGTCGTTACCCGATTTGGCTGCAGTGCAGGCCAGAGAGGCTTTCGGTGCTGATATGCGCCCAGAGCAGCTCAGGCAGATCGCGACTGACTTGCTTGGTGATGCGATGGTGTTCGCTCATGACTTGCCAGCGCGGGTCAGTCGGGTACTGGATGTGATCGAATCTGGTGAGAGTGAGGTGACGGTTGCGGGGGATTCGCTGCAGAAAATGAGGCGGCAACGTGACCGGGACACGCGGCGTTTGGCGGGGGGCATGCTGGCTTCGTCGGGGATTATTGCGGGATCGATTGTGTGGAGTGCGTGGTATCGAGCACGCAAATGA
- a CDS encoding putative bifunctional diguanylate cyclase/phosphodiesterase produces MTLRNVYVIVAVTATSFGLLTPMLSTFDYRIRSLLVVALLLLLISRLIAATRHLALSERDSSYRATHDQLTGLLNRFALHNDLNRRLLHQRSNSPAIALIYLDCDAFKDVNDTWGHDVGDKVLQHLAAGMREATGPEDTVARHGGDEFALVTEVTDEAEALALAAKLQALFSAPVAIGARRGHTVTASMGIALACPHEQHTAAELLSNADLALHRAKVTGRGTCTLYDSVLKEQAVKRAVMSEALREALSRNALSVAFQPIFRGNNYSELAGWEALARWQHPTLGPIPPNEFIPLAEELGLICDLGDLILRKSAAEFSDLISALGLEDVSLSVNVSVAQLLQANFVDTVLETLDQVRLSPCRIVLEITESMLVDDDSPALDTLHRLRQAGLALSLDDFGTGYASITTLLNLPIDGVKLDRSLIKRLDDDPAAPARVKAVLDLVASVGINRVTAEGIETPEQSQALAQLGCPRVQGFFYGRPVPSAQILTAPVETG; encoded by the coding sequence ATGACGCTGAGAAACGTGTACGTCATCGTTGCCGTCACGGCCACGTCTTTCGGCCTACTCACCCCCATGCTTTCCACCTTCGACTACCGCATCCGCTCCCTGCTCGTCGTCGCCCTCCTCCTCTTGCTCATCTCTCGACTTATCGCAGCAACCCGCCACCTAGCCCTCTCCGAACGCGACAGCAGCTACCGCGCCACCCACGACCAACTGACCGGACTACTCAATCGCTTCGCCCTGCACAACGACCTCAACCGCCGCCTACTCCACCAACGCTCCAACAGCCCAGCAATCGCCCTCATCTACCTGGACTGCGATGCTTTTAAAGACGTCAACGACACCTGGGGACACGACGTCGGAGACAAAGTCCTGCAACACCTCGCCGCCGGAATGCGCGAAGCGACCGGACCAGAAGACACCGTCGCCCGCCACGGCGGAGACGAATTCGCACTCGTCACCGAAGTCACCGACGAAGCAGAAGCGCTTGCCCTCGCCGCCAAGCTGCAAGCCTTGTTCAGCGCCCCCGTCGCCATTGGCGCCCGCCGCGGCCACACTGTCACCGCTTCCATGGGGATTGCCTTGGCCTGCCCCCACGAGCAGCACACTGCCGCCGAGCTGCTTAGTAACGCCGACTTAGCTCTACACCGAGCCAAAGTCACCGGCCGAGGTACATGCACCCTTTACGACAGCGTCCTTAAAGAGCAAGCCGTCAAACGAGCCGTGATGTCCGAGGCTCTGCGCGAGGCCTTGAGTCGTAACGCGCTCTCCGTAGCATTCCAACCCATCTTTCGCGGGAACAACTACAGCGAACTAGCTGGCTGGGAAGCTCTTGCCCGCTGGCAGCACCCCACACTAGGTCCCATTCCGCCCAATGAATTCATCCCTCTGGCCGAAGAACTTGGCCTTATCTGCGATCTCGGCGACCTAATACTCCGCAAATCCGCCGCCGAATTCAGTGACCTAATCAGTGCATTAGGGCTAGAAGATGTTTCCCTCTCCGTCAATGTTTCTGTCGCTCAACTCCTCCAAGCCAACTTCGTTGACACCGTTCTAGAAACTCTCGACCAGGTGCGTCTTAGCCCTTGTCGGATTGTCCTGGAAATCACCGAATCTATGCTCGTCGACGACGACTCGCCTGCTCTTGATACGCTCCACCGCCTCCGTCAGGCAGGCCTGGCCCTCAGTCTGGATGACTTCGGCACTGGATACGCATCAATCACTACGCTGCTGAACTTGCCGATTGATGGTGTCAAACTTGACCGATCCCTCATTAAACGTCTTGATGACGACCCTGCCGCCCCTGCACGCGTCAAAGCAGTGCTTGACCTGGTTGCCAGCGTAGGAATCAACCGCGTCACCGCCGAGGGCATCGAAACCCCTGAACAATCCCAGGCCCTCGCCCAGCTCGGTTGCCCCCGCGTTCAAGGGTTCTTTTACGGCCGTCCCGTCCCGTCAGCCCAGATCCTCACAGCACCAGTCGAAACAGGCTGA
- a CDS encoding putative bifunctional diguanylate cyclase/phosphodiesterase: MTYPITGKTTPPHNRCAEHSVLTGLVVVAVVLYLVLPSDLATPVKNAWIILCGIIAVFSPLAKRLRKKRLWAQVPIGLCFYLYTMIDRGNGHTIGPFQVSDGTYIAGYVILCIWLTSLNAQVVGKHLALRVFLDTAASTSAAVLALWTFAVTVVPTHSLPPSLIWTAYPILDIIALSQATHLTYRSSGSPSAWRWLLPAFVLLFITDVAYVLLTVFQAQDGIEPIAVNYMIAAYFLAVGGHHPSIRGLHQPPAPQETRSTQFIRISLIFTAVLLAVISLAFPVHRHEDEVARSGLIAFLLIALFARLLMTMSDLAHAEQESRNRATYDALTGLVSRQEFIDRLHHRLMSDHHDGLHTALLFIDCDDFKLVNDTWGHAAGDSLLREVALRLRNGIHGDRVLGRLGGDEFVIAISLSDPTEASDLAHTVQALFNEPIPVLPHHLHNVRISLGVATTATTSAIHPDLLSMADAALYEAKARGRAQFVVYDEELDQAIHQRNALATSLRQAIKHDNLTITYQEIRTGPGYTRIAGWEALARWHHPTLGDIPPAVFIPLAEELGLINALGHTVLLRACREFATLRTSLDRADTFISINVSAPQLHEPGFTTSVLDALNLAGLSPKDLKLEITETMIVTEESPAVETLTALRTAGIRICMDDFGTGYASLATLIRLPLDTVKLDQSITARLQHDPQAPAQATAILDLARSLLIADIVAEGVETAEQAALLESIGCPMIQGWLYGHPQSLTDIIASEKHQKPTSDRQT, translated from the coding sequence GTGACCTATCCCATCACAGGGAAAACCACTCCACCTCACAACAGGTGTGCCGAACACTCTGTTCTTACCGGGTTAGTTGTCGTTGCAGTCGTTCTCTATCTCGTTTTGCCATCGGATTTGGCCACCCCCGTCAAGAATGCGTGGATCATTCTTTGCGGGATCATCGCTGTTTTTAGTCCTCTAGCGAAACGTTTACGGAAAAAACGACTGTGGGCCCAAGTGCCTATCGGGCTGTGTTTTTACCTCTACACGATGATTGACCGGGGCAATGGACACACCATCGGCCCTTTCCAAGTCAGTGACGGCACCTACATCGCCGGATACGTCATCTTGTGCATCTGGCTCACCAGCCTCAACGCACAAGTAGTGGGAAAGCATCTTGCACTACGTGTTTTCCTCGACACTGCAGCTTCAACCAGCGCAGCCGTCCTAGCCCTGTGGACTTTCGCTGTGACTGTTGTCCCCACCCATTCGCTGCCTCCCAGCCTTATCTGGACCGCATACCCGATCCTGGACATCATTGCCTTATCGCAAGCAACGCACCTGACGTACCGCAGCAGCGGTAGCCCTTCAGCGTGGCGATGGCTACTGCCTGCTTTTGTTCTCCTGTTCATCACAGATGTGGCGTATGTTCTCCTGACCGTTTTCCAAGCCCAGGACGGCATTGAACCTATTGCCGTCAACTACATGATCGCTGCCTATTTCCTGGCTGTCGGCGGCCATCACCCTTCAATACGTGGCCTCCACCAGCCGCCTGCGCCTCAAGAGACGCGTTCTACACAGTTCATACGCATCTCACTCATCTTCACAGCCGTCCTGCTCGCCGTTATTTCCTTGGCTTTCCCTGTACATCGCCACGAGGATGAAGTCGCTCGCTCTGGCCTCATCGCGTTCCTTCTCATTGCTCTGTTCGCTCGGCTTCTCATGACCATGAGCGACTTGGCCCACGCTGAACAAGAAAGCCGGAACCGTGCCACCTACGACGCCTTAACTGGCCTTGTCAGCCGGCAAGAGTTCATCGACCGGCTCCACCACCGGCTCATGTCAGACCACCACGACGGCCTTCACACCGCATTGCTTTTCATCGACTGTGACGATTTCAAACTTGTCAATGACACCTGGGGCCATGCCGCCGGTGACTCCCTTTTACGTGAAGTCGCGCTACGTCTACGCAACGGAATCCACGGCGACCGCGTCCTAGGACGCCTAGGCGGCGACGAATTCGTTATCGCTATCTCTTTGAGCGACCCAACCGAAGCCAGCGACCTCGCCCACACAGTACAGGCCCTTTTCAACGAACCAATCCCCGTCCTGCCACACCACCTACACAATGTCCGCATCTCCCTTGGCGTCGCCACCACCGCAACCACATCCGCTATCCACCCCGACCTGCTCAGCATGGCTGACGCTGCTCTCTACGAAGCCAAAGCCCGCGGACGCGCCCAATTCGTGGTTTACGACGAAGAACTAGACCAGGCAATTCATCAACGAAATGCCCTAGCCACATCACTACGTCAAGCCATCAAGCACGACAACCTCACCATCACCTACCAAGAAATACGTACCGGCCCCGGGTACACCCGTATTGCTGGCTGGGAAGCACTCGCCCGCTGGCACCACCCCACGCTCGGCGATATCCCTCCAGCAGTTTTTATCCCACTGGCTGAGGAACTTGGCCTCATCAACGCTTTAGGCCACACAGTTCTCTTACGTGCCTGCCGTGAATTCGCCACCCTACGCACCAGCCTGGACCGCGCCGACACCTTCATCTCAATTAACGTTTCGGCACCACAACTGCACGAACCTGGCTTCACCACATCCGTTCTTGATGCTCTCAACCTCGCCGGGCTATCTCCCAAAGACCTCAAACTCGAAATCACCGAGACGATGATCGTGACCGAAGAATCCCCGGCCGTCGAAACCCTCACCGCTCTGCGCACAGCTGGCATACGCATCTGCATGGATGACTTCGGCACCGGCTACGCATCCTTGGCCACGCTCATCCGGCTCCCCTTGGACACCGTCAAACTCGACCAGTCCATCACTGCGCGACTTCAGCACGACCCCCAAGCCCCCGCCCAAGCAACCGCCATCCTCGACCTGGCCAGAAGCCTACTCATCGCAGATATCGTCGCCGAAGGCGTCGAGACCGCCGAACAAGCTGCGCTTTTGGAATCAATCGGCTGTCCCATGATTCAAGGATGGCTATACGGACACCCGCAAAGCCTCACCGACATCATCGCCTCTGAGAAACACCAAAAACCCACCTCAGATAGGCAAACCTAA
- the brnQ gene encoding branched-chain amino acid transport system II carrier protein: protein MPPTNQPSRSLSTGNSLLVGSLLFGLFFGAGNLIFPVQLGRDAAGATPAATAGFLITAVGLPIIGVIASALSRSSSMLQMTSNVSRWYAVAFTCALYLTIGPLFAVPRTATVSFEVGFASYLPEGSEHLWLAVFTIVFFTLTGLAAIRPGRLIDWVGRYLTPVFLVLLLAVIAAAVIFPMGPVEGAPNEKYAQNAAAVGFIDGYATMDALASLAFAIVIIEAIHRLGVTSPGRVAAETAKAGIYSMIAMTVIYAALAYIGATSLHLLPTAKNGGTVLAAVSSHYFGPAGTVLIAAIVLAACLKTSIGLVTACAEMFSTMFPTVLGHKGWTILFTVFSAGVANIGLASIVKISVPVLLFLYPLAITAIILGLLTPWLEGRALAAQLMTAFTAVAALFDMIKALEFPIPGKDALVNFASAVLPGYDLGFGWALPALVGLAAGFAITHFRSAPPVAAA, encoded by the coding sequence ATGCCACCCACAAATCAGCCCAGCCGAAGTCTTAGTACGGGCAACTCACTCCTGGTAGGTTCACTGCTCTTTGGACTGTTCTTCGGAGCAGGAAACCTTATTTTCCCTGTTCAACTCGGCCGCGACGCCGCTGGAGCCACTCCTGCAGCCACCGCAGGATTCCTCATCACCGCGGTAGGACTACCCATCATTGGCGTGATTGCCTCCGCGCTATCCCGCTCCTCCTCCATGCTCCAAATGACCAGCAACGTATCGCGCTGGTACGCCGTCGCATTCACTTGCGCGCTCTACCTGACTATCGGTCCTTTGTTCGCTGTGCCACGAACCGCGACCGTCTCCTTCGAAGTAGGTTTCGCCTCATACCTTCCCGAAGGCTCTGAGCACCTCTGGTTGGCCGTCTTCACCATCGTCTTCTTCACCTTGACCGGACTGGCAGCCATCCGTCCTGGCCGCCTTATCGACTGGGTAGGCCGCTACCTCACGCCCGTCTTCCTTGTTCTGCTTCTTGCTGTCATCGCCGCAGCCGTTATCTTCCCCATGGGCCCCGTCGAAGGAGCCCCCAATGAGAAGTACGCTCAGAACGCCGCAGCCGTCGGATTCATCGACGGCTACGCCACCATGGACGCCCTAGCCTCCCTGGCCTTCGCCATCGTCATCATCGAAGCTATCCACCGTCTGGGCGTGACCTCACCTGGACGAGTAGCCGCCGAAACCGCTAAAGCAGGCATCTACTCGATGATCGCCATGACTGTCATCTACGCAGCCCTGGCCTACATTGGCGCCACCTCGCTACACCTACTGCCCACCGCCAAAAACGGTGGCACTGTCCTAGCAGCTGTGTCCTCTCACTACTTCGGCCCAGCAGGGACCGTCCTCATCGCCGCGATCGTGCTAGCTGCCTGTCTGAAAACATCCATCGGGCTTGTCACCGCCTGCGCCGAAATGTTCTCCACGATGTTCCCCACCGTGCTTGGCCACAAAGGCTGGACCATCCTGTTCACTGTTTTCTCCGCTGGCGTTGCAAACATCGGCCTAGCCAGCATCGTGAAAATCTCGGTACCAGTGCTGCTGTTCCTCTACCCCCTGGCAATCACCGCGATCATTCTCGGATTGCTCACCCCCTGGCTAGAAGGACGAGCATTGGCAGCCCAATTGATGACAGCTTTCACCGCCGTTGCTGCGCTCTTCGACATGATTAAGGCGCTGGAATTCCCCATCCCAGGTAAAGACGCTCTCGTCAATTTCGCCTCCGCCGTACTACCTGGCTACGACCTCGGTTTCGGATGGGCTCTGCCTGCCCTCGTAGGACTAGCTGCTGGATTTGCCATCACGCACTTCCGTAGCGCTCCACCCGTAGCCGCTGCCTAA
- a CDS encoding PIG-L deacetylase family protein: MAAPTARTFAAVLFLSMWATTSLPAAGLPLTEATTSPSHVDASAAPSASSADSARRSESVRSRLQHRAHTQVYISPHQDDETLSMGAAIAADTAAGKDVHLILVTQGNNARGHRVVNNALTRAGLPPITQAQYQAGRNAEFISAAKKLGVKTQNIHFLGVEDTDEPQPFRAAIDRIINTYGLQAAYNSMSWLDKNPAHYHLADHLDRQCREGNGPECHFYQYSSYQPDAPSYAITTAVTTPIGVWIPSTDGRVLHAAEEYRRWDPSNGRYAIGWKHSVSRSFRALRERPGVWTHGPSSRDAWATDSDRTRALNWIATTQSRPDSELATLR, encoded by the coding sequence ATGGCCGCGCCCACTGCACGTACCTTCGCCGCTGTCCTTTTCCTCAGCATGTGGGCTACAACAAGCTTGCCTGCTGCCGGATTACCTCTGACCGAAGCGACAACCTCACCCAGCCACGTGGATGCCTCTGCTGCGCCCAGCGCAAGCAGCGCTGACTCAGCACGCCGAAGCGAAAGTGTTCGTTCCCGCCTACAACACCGGGCGCACACTCAGGTCTACATCTCTCCTCACCAAGACGACGAGACCCTCTCCATGGGGGCAGCCATTGCTGCCGACACCGCGGCAGGTAAAGACGTTCACCTCATCCTGGTCACGCAAGGAAACAACGCCCGCGGTCACCGCGTTGTTAACAATGCCCTGACCCGCGCAGGGCTACCACCCATCACACAAGCTCAATACCAAGCCGGAAGAAACGCAGAATTCATCTCCGCCGCCAAAAAACTCGGCGTAAAAACCCAGAACATTCACTTCCTCGGCGTAGAAGACACCGATGAGCCACAACCATTCCGCGCAGCCATAGATCGGATCATCAACACCTATGGTCTCCAGGCCGCATACAACTCCATGAGCTGGCTCGACAAAAACCCTGCCCACTATCACCTCGCCGACCACCTCGACCGACAGTGCCGCGAAGGCAACGGGCCTGAATGCCATTTCTACCAGTACAGCTCCTACCAGCCTGATGCCCCCTCATACGCCATCACCACCGCTGTCACTACCCCTATCGGCGTTTGGATACCCTCCACCGACGGGCGAGTCCTCCACGCTGCCGAAGAGTATCGACGCTGGGACCCCAGTAACGGCCGCTACGCCATCGGCTGGAAACACTCTGTATCGCGTTCGTTCCGAGCATTGCGTGAGCGCCCCGGCGTTTGGACACACGGCCCCAGCAGCCGTGACGCCTGGGCGACAGACAGTGACCGCACCCGCGCCTTGAACTGGATAGCTACCACCCAAAGCCGCCCTGACAGCGAGCTAGCCACCTTGCGCTAA
- a CDS encoding YkvI family membrane protein codes for MSPSTTVKIALAFVGLLIGAGFATGQEVIQYFVSFGLTGLWGAVLSGVLMTVMGAVIIQLGSYFLAREHNMVFRNVAHPIVSAALDGAVTLTLFAVGFVMLAGAGSTLEQQFSLPSWVGAGVMLLLVMATGMLDVDKVSGIISGITPLIIVAVVIAFCYTMFHMPADVWALQDVALSTESPVQPWWLASLNYTGLALMLGVSMCLVIGGNYPNPREAGWGGLAGGAAYMVLLLMAAIVLYLNIARVGSADVPMLRLFEEIHPAFAYIMVFVVFAMIYNTAIGMFYALGRRLTASCPERYRIVFLATCVVGYGVSFVGFSTLMNYVYPVIGYIGLAMIAVMLVAWIRSRTPIREETGRRHRIKALLTSRAHPKRRFGRTEAAALRTAARESNVPDEVIVEVLDREAVTAVQEGEAEPTKSLQP; via the coding sequence GTGTCACCGAGTACGACTGTGAAGATTGCCCTAGCTTTTGTGGGCCTATTGATTGGGGCAGGGTTCGCGACCGGTCAGGAGGTGATCCAATACTTCGTGTCGTTTGGTCTCACGGGGTTGTGGGGTGCGGTTCTGTCAGGCGTGTTGATGACGGTCATGGGTGCAGTCATCATTCAACTGGGTAGTTATTTTTTGGCGCGCGAACACAACATGGTCTTTCGAAATGTGGCGCACCCCATAGTTTCTGCTGCTTTAGATGGTGCAGTGACATTAACGCTATTTGCGGTGGGATTTGTGATGCTCGCTGGTGCGGGATCTACGTTGGAGCAGCAGTTCTCTCTGCCATCATGGGTGGGGGCAGGGGTGATGTTGCTGCTGGTCATGGCTACAGGGATGCTGGATGTAGATAAGGTCTCTGGGATTATCTCGGGAATTACGCCGTTGATCATCGTGGCTGTGGTGATTGCGTTCTGCTACACGATGTTTCACATGCCAGCGGATGTTTGGGCATTGCAGGACGTAGCATTGAGTACCGAATCGCCGGTGCAGCCTTGGTGGCTCGCCTCGCTGAATTACACGGGGCTGGCATTGATGCTCGGTGTGTCAATGTGTTTGGTTATTGGTGGCAATTACCCCAATCCTCGTGAAGCTGGTTGGGGTGGGTTGGCTGGCGGCGCCGCTTACATGGTGCTTTTGCTCATGGCTGCAATTGTTCTATATCTGAATATTGCGCGAGTTGGTTCCGCGGATGTTCCTATGTTGCGTTTGTTTGAAGAAATTCATCCGGCTTTCGCATATATTATGGTTTTTGTTGTTTTTGCGATGATATACAACACTGCCATCGGGATGTTTTATGCCTTAGGGCGGCGTCTAACAGCTTCGTGCCCTGAGCGTTATCGAATAGTTTTTCTTGCCACGTGTGTAGTTGGCTACGGTGTGAGCTTTGTCGGATTCAGTACATTGATGAATTACGTGTATCCCGTTATCGGATACATCGGATTAGCGATGATTGCTGTGATGCTGGTTGCGTGGATACGTAGTCGCACCCCTATTCGTGAAGAGACTGGACGTCGGCACCGCATAAAAGCATTGTTGACTTCACGTGCACACCCAAAGCGTCGTTTCGGGCGTACAGAGGCGGCAGCGTTGCGCACGGCTGCGCGCGAATCAAACGTGCCAGATGAGGTGATTGTCGAGGTTTTGGATCGTGAGGCGGTCACGGCTGTGCAAGAAGGTGAAGCGGAGCCAACAAAGTCGCTGCAACCCTAA